In Necator americanus strain Aroian chromosome IV, whole genome shotgun sequence, the following proteins share a genomic window:
- a CDS encoding hypothetical protein (NECATOR_CHRIV.G15360.T1): MLGVWWGVHGIYRCEQVPDNTTVTAEFNRAQLQRLANKIRKELPKLDNVRLLHAPSHCEEDFPENSGARMGSCTAPTAWPGSGPGSERLPLLPIASASRGREALR, encoded by the coding sequence ATGCTGggcgtctggtggggagttcatggaatctaccgttgCGAACAGGTGCCGGACAACACAACAGTTACTGCTGAGTTCAACCgtgctcaactgcaaagactggccaacaagatccgcaaggagctcccgaagctcgacaacgttcgcctgctgcacgcgCCCTCACAttgcgaagaagacttcccagagaactctggagctcggatgggaagttgtACCGCACCCACTGCCTGGCCTGGCAGTGGACCTGGCTCCGAGCGACTACCActtcttccgatcgcttcagcatcacgtggaagagaagcgctacgatga